CGAGGGAGCAACACTCACAGTAAATGGTCCTTGATTTTACTGGCCATCCAGCAGCAGAAGACAAAGGTTTCCTGCACCCCGGTGGAGGTGAGGAACTCCAAGGTGTAGTCGATCATCGCAGCGTTGCCCAGCGGCAGCAGAGCCTGACATCACCggaaagagtaaaaacaaagtaaGAACAGCCGCTTTCGAGTcaggaaacacatttttatttttagatattaacATGACCTAAAACTAATAAACTGCAAGTCCCCCGTGACAATCATGCAACCAGGAGCTGGTATCAGTGTGATTGCAGCTCTGCCTCCAGCGTGGACGTCACTCAGTTAGCCTCCGTTAGCATTGTTAGCTAGCTGCCTACCCGCGGCTGGTCCTTGGTCACCGGGAAAAACCTCCGGTTAAAGCTGTCAGCGACCAGGACGGCCTGCAGcggctgctcctcctcctcctgctccccgCTACCTTTCCTGCCAGAAAAGCCGGAGCTCGAGCGGCTCTGTTTCCCCGCTTTACTCGCCATGTTACAGTGCCTGGGAGCCCGACTGTTGTCGTCAGAAACAACTACGGTGGCGGAGAAGGGACAGTACCCACagaatgagctgctgctgcttcttctcgTTATTTTTGTGGCGGCTGGCAAATAACTTTAAGGctcattaccgccaccttccacGTTGGAGCTAAGAACAGTCGCTACCTgccaaaattattattttcaacgTACctgtgtgagagaaaaaaaaaatatatcaccAAAACTATATCCCCCGATGATCTTTGAAgtaattaatttcattttaatttacttttattcCTGTGCCGATTTCTAATTCCCAGAGTACACTGTATTTGGAGTAAGTATTTAAATTATTActgttaatatatttaaataaaaatgattagaAACAACTTTCAGAATCCACATATGCATGAAATGCATTCAGGTCCCTCTTAATTTGTAAatcattgaaaagtttatttcagcAATACAATTCTGTGCACACATTTCAAGTTTTCATTTCTATTATCTGAAATGatttgagatatatatatatatatatatatatatatattcaatattCAAGATCACTTTAAATCGCTTcttaaaacttaattttattttttggcttttatttgaaGCAGTGTTTCACATTCTTTTTTGTTAATTGTTGTTGTGtttcttgtaaagcactttggtgcagttttatacctgtttttaaagtgcagcCAACTtgacaaaaatacaaacagaaaaccatatACAGTCGCCTTCACACGATCTTGCCCCCCCAATCACACACTCGACCTAGAATCCTCAGTGTCTAAAtaccctttttgttttattttttattgaggGCAGGGGAACAAATCAGGGGCGAGGCCTACGCCTGACTTTACCCAGATAGTGTCTGTGTTGTAATCGAGAGACACCATAGCTAAGAATGCAGACAGGAGGAAGAGTTCTGAAAccataaagaaaagaaatcttGTCTCTAAAATCCGAGAAAATTAATAAACCCTAAAATCTCTCCATTAGGAGGAAATTCAACACATGTAAAAATGCAGACACAGTTCTTTTGGGTGTTAAAAGCATATTTGGCTTTATTTGCAAGTAAGAAACATCCTTTGGAAGAAAAGGACATTAGGCTACTTCTTCAATTAACGCAAGAGGTTGTTCATTCAAGCCTCACAAACATTGCCTTACTTTAAATGAGCATggctctattttttttgtttattctcaAGTACCCCTACTGATTTAAGTTGTCAGAGTTAAATGTATCAGgatcacaacaacaaaaagagaaagctCTTGTACGTTTACTGATTGGCCCCTTTGAGCAATTTCTTTGCTTTGATTGATGACAGTTGTGTTTGATCAATGTGGCTCTTAAGGTCTAAAAGgtctaaaaaggaaaaaaatgaatatggGTCTACataaaagttattattttagTCGATAATAGACACTGTTCTTGATCAAGttttatatttgcttttaaatgacaaaaaatctTCCGGAACATCTGAACCACGTGTTTAACtttaacagagacaaaaacatctGGCTCCTGCCATCCCTAAGTTTAGGCAAAAGCCTTCATTAACAGCTCTGCAAAAGCCCAACAGTTTTTCATGATGCCCTCGGCCCCCTCATAACGCCAGCTACAATTTTACAAGTGATGCTCGGCAATCTTCTTGGCGTGCGCCAGCACGGAGTTGCATCGGGAGGTTTTGCTCATCCAAGATGCTGGGATTCTCTCCAGCCCGATCTGAAAATCAAAAACCCCACATCAGAAAAAGCGCAGAGAGAAGGAGCGACCAGAACGTTACATTGAGAGATGGTCACACCTGGGCTCCAACGCAGGCTCCAATGAAGGAGGCTCTGCTGCAGGTGCACCCCCCACAGCTAATGGTGTCTCTGATGGCCGTCTCAAACTCTCTGGCTGTCAGGACCCCATGCAACGCCGCCTGGAATGCACCTGGCAAACCTGGAACAGGTAGTACACCCATTACCTGCCTGATCATGTTCAGGTTGCGTTTTAATGAAGATTACTTTTGCTTGCAGTTAGTGGAAGCTGGTTATATGTACCTCATGTGTTGGGAAACACAGTGGGGATCAGCTCCTGCGGAGGCTTTGATAAATACTCCTTCACCTGATGAATGTGTCCTGAAAGCAGAATATAAAAGGAGAACTCTTTATCAAAATGGGAGAATATTACCAatcaataaatgttaaaattgcTTTTTTAGCTTCACATTAGGCGGAGGTCTTGATACAAATATTGCACAAACCGTACAGAGATTGAGGAAGCACGATTCCTTGAATCCCATGACTCAGTCTCATGACTTTAAGAGGCAGGCAACAATGCAGCAGATCTCACTTACCAGTCACTGCTTTGTCCAAGTCCTGGGGGTGCTTCCTGTTGGGGTCATTGAGCTGATTTAGCACCGCATCCAAAGCTTTTGGATCTGGACCGGTCAGGATGAAATGCTCCAAAAACCTGAGACAAGAATTCAGTTTGGTATCTCACATATGGTGCAAAAGTTTCATAGTGATTTAAATCTCAAGTTTGTGCAGCTCTCCACTAATACTTGCTCTGTCAATAGATTCTCCCACGTGACTCAATAATCACTGACTTCTTGGCTGATTCATTGATTAATGTGCTCCTTGTGAGTTACGTCAATTTAGGTGGAGGATGTGTCTTGGTATTCTTAAAGTTACACCATAGTCCATTTTTTGATAACTGAACAAGGCTCAATGACTTGTTCACCATctggaatattgttttataaccaaaCGCtgcctaaaacatttttaagtgttCTTAAACGTTCTCTAATCAAGTGTGACTTGGAGAAGCACTGACCTTGCTGCTGCCAGGGTTTCTGCCACACACTCATCGTTGTTCTGGGTGACTCGGATGGCCTGTTCAACCCTTTCCAGCatgtcaggttgtccggcgtAAAAAGCCACTACAGGGGCCAGCTTGGCTATGCCATCAATCTGACAGTCCGTCTCACAGCCTGCGACAAACACAATAAGCTGCTCAGACCCAATGTGCCTGTTGAGGTCAAGTCACCAACAGGGAACGTCCCTAACCTGTCTCTTCTTTGCCTGCGTCAACGTTCTTTATGAAGCCCTTCAAGCTTGCGTGTCTCCACGGTCCTTCAATGGGCAGCTGAGGTCTTGGtcctggaaataaagaaaatcgaCATCAGATTGGTGAAGAAGCAGAGGTCACGTCATCAGCAAGAGGCCTTCGTTTATATTAACTGCACAGATTTCTTACCACTACGGTCTCGGTAGGGATCATTGACAGGAGTGTCGTACTCTGAACCTGGTCCAAAGAACTTCAGTGTGCGCTGTTTCAGATCGTCCACATTTAGACCTGTAAGAAGAAGAGCAGAAGTCACATGCttgtattaaaaaaacttatttgTCTCAAATAGTTATTGAACTATGATTGATAATGCTCACCAAATTCGGTCTGAAAATGGTTTAGTTTGCTTTTAAATCACAGCTTTAAAAAGGTAAACCTGATAGCTATTTATGAGTGAAAAAGGCTAGCCGACCTCCACATTCTGAAAGGGACTCGAGGAGAACATAAGCCTGGTCCCCGTAGCAGCTCTGCTGACCCGTCTCCCTCCGGTAGAATGGATTGGCCGACTCGGAGCGGAACTCAGGGTTTGGATCCTGAGCCAGGATCCCCTTCAGTTTCTGGAGGTCGTACACCCAGTGGAGGGGCTGAGCTACAGAACATGAATCATACATACAATTTTTGTTTGATCTGACAGAGATGCTTGTGAAATTTGACTGATAATATATAATCCGCAGCacaagaaagaataaaaaacttAAAGTAGTAGCTGGACAACAAGCCACCTGGGTAAGTCATTGACAGCTACTAGGAgaagtaacattttaaaagttgaagtTATGTAaatacagggttcctacagcataaggaaagttaaattcaagactttttaaggctttttaatgccacttgaaataaaaagttaagaccaacttcataATAAacacaagattaaaaaaaactgcttgcgacaacttt
This genomic window from Fundulus heteroclitus isolate FHET01 chromosome 6, MU-UCD_Fhet_4.1, whole genome shotgun sequence contains:
- the LOC105930311 gene encoding crystallin J1A, giving the protein MTSAVANRAIGAIVGSAVADAAAQPLHWVYDLQKLKGILAQDPNPEFRSESANPFYRRETGQQSCYGDQAYVLLESLSECGGLNVDDLKQRTLKFFGPGSEYDTPVNDPYRDRSGPRPQLPIEGPWRHASLKGFIKNVDAGKEETGCETDCQIDGIAKLAPVVAFYAGQPDMLERVEQAIRVTQNNDECVAETLAAARFLEHFILTGPDPKALDAVLNQLNDPNRKHPQDLDKAVTGHIHQVKEYLSKPPQELIPTVFPNTUGLPGAFQAALHGVLTAREFETAIRDTISCGGCTCSRASFIGACVGAQIGLERIPASWMSKTSRCNSVLAHAKKIAEHHL